The following proteins come from a genomic window of Limosilactobacillus reuteri:
- a CDS encoding MFS transporter — protein sequence MKHAKLRSFTFILVAFMLGCNEFMVVGVLSDIARSYHVPLSTVGFLVTAFAGVYAISTPIITTLTSNWNRYKLLMLLMTIFFIGNTLTAMAPTIGWLLFARIITAAVAGTIISLINLLVSIITPMDKRPMVLAWVGAGFSIASVIGIPLGTTIATLLSWHDSFWIILGLTLIVFALLAWLTPRDTPQVKGSILEQLALLKDHRVLLGIGITVAVLSLQYTFYTYVRPLITTVMGFNLTSLNWLLLLLGVMSIIGNEIAGIVASHNEVQKLLLVFIIMTILSLVLGIALGNKITGMLVLAALCVVVIIYGTTIQLVFISVAEKEYPQALALATSLISIFANVGISLGSFTASTTVNFANLTTLGYVGAIYGILAIGLSFALRRFYRK from the coding sequence GTGAAGCACGCTAAATTACGATCGTTTACTTTTATTCTTGTTGCATTTATGCTGGGATGTAATGAATTTATGGTTGTGGGTGTCTTATCAGATATTGCTCGGAGTTACCATGTCCCCCTTTCAACAGTTGGTTTTTTGGTGACAGCCTTTGCAGGAGTCTATGCGATTAGTACGCCAATTATTACTACCTTAACTAGCAATTGGAATCGATACAAGCTTCTTATGCTATTAATGACTATCTTTTTTATTGGTAATACTCTAACGGCAATGGCACCAACAATTGGCTGGCTCCTGTTTGCACGAATTATTACTGCTGCCGTCGCTGGAACCATTATTTCACTAATTAACTTGTTAGTTAGTATAATTACGCCAATGGATAAGCGGCCAATGGTTCTAGCATGGGTCGGCGCAGGTTTTAGTATTGCGTCGGTCATTGGGATTCCTCTTGGTACAACCATCGCAACATTACTTTCTTGGCATGATAGTTTTTGGATTATTTTGGGGTTAACATTAATTGTCTTTGCATTGTTAGCCTGGCTTACTCCTCGTGATACCCCTCAAGTTAAAGGGAGTATTCTAGAACAATTAGCATTATTAAAAGATCACCGTGTTTTATTAGGAATTGGAATCACAGTAGCTGTCTTAAGTCTTCAGTATACTTTCTACACCTATGTCCGGCCGTTAATTACTACTGTGATGGGCTTTAATTTAACGAGTTTAAATTGGCTGCTGCTTCTTTTAGGGGTAATGAGTATTATTGGTAATGAAATTGCCGGGATAGTTGCGAGCCACAATGAGGTTCAGAAACTGCTGCTTGTCTTTATTATCATGACAATCTTAAGTCTGGTTCTTGGGATTGCATTAGGAAATAAGATTACAGGAATGCTTGTTCTAGCAGCCCTTTGCGTCGTTGTAATTATATATGGGACAACTATCCAATTGGTATTTATTAGTGTAGCAGAAAAAGAATATCCGCAAGCATTAGCTTTAGCAACATCGTTAATTTCGATTTTCGCTAATGTCGGGATTTCACTTGGATCTTTCACGGCTTCGACTACTGTTAACTTTGCTAATTTAACAACGCTTGGTTATGTAGGGGCTATTTATGGTATTTTAGCGATCGGCTTATCTTTTGCTCTTCGTCGTTTTTATCGAAAATAA
- a CDS encoding O-acetyl-ADP-ribose deacetylase, translating into MPQVNVIKGDITKIKVDAIVNAANTTLMGGGGVDGAIHRAAGPALYGACEKFYGCPTGEARITGGFNLPAKFIIHTPGPIWHGGDNREDQLLANSYHNSLLLADKHLCRTVAFPSISTGVYAFTLERAAKIAIKTIKDFLPTANYVDQVTMVCFDDKTFAAYQSQLY; encoded by the coding sequence ATGCCACAGGTTAACGTAATCAAGGGAGATATTACCAAAATAAAAGTTGACGCAATTGTTAATGCCGCTAATACAACTTTAATGGGTGGTGGTGGTGTCGATGGTGCGATTCATCGAGCAGCTGGCCCAGCGTTATATGGTGCCTGTGAAAAATTTTATGGATGTCCAACGGGAGAAGCACGGATAACTGGCGGCTTTAACTTACCAGCCAAATTCATTATTCACACGCCCGGACCAATTTGGCATGGTGGTGATAATAGGGAAGATCAATTGTTAGCCAATTCTTATCACAATAGCTTACTGTTGGCAGATAAACATTTATGTCGGACGGTTGCATTTCCTTCTATCAGTACCGGGGTATATGCTTTCACACTTGAAAGGGCAGCGAAAATTGCGATTAAGACGATTAAAGATTTTCTCCCGACTGCCAATTATGTTGATCAAGTAACGATGGTTTGCTTTGATGATAAAACCTTTGCTGCTTATCAATCACAACTTTATTAA
- a CDS encoding helix-turn-helix domain-containing protein → MVKYKSELKAQIVHEYLSTSQSAYDLSKKYQINRREIAKWVQRYRLNGINGLKRRRQKRTFTTDFKLNVIDYYQTHEDSMAEVAARFDILAAQVSAWRTQFKRDGITALKPHPKGRPSKVKRTKKQIRQLANKSEVEQLKEELAKKNQELYNTKLERDLLKKSLSLFGPSKPGRKPK, encoded by the coding sequence ATGGTCAAATATAAATCAGAATTGAAGGCACAGATTGTCCATGAATACCTGTCAACTTCACAAAGTGCTTATGATTTAAGCAAAAAGTATCAGATTAATAGACGAGAAATAGCTAAGTGGGTTCAGCGATACCGTTTGAATGGGATTAATGGCCTTAAACGTCGTCGTCAGAAGCGAACCTTTACCACCGACTTCAAGTTAAATGTGATAGACTACTATCAAACTCATGAGGATTCAATGGCCGAAGTAGCGGCTCGTTTTGATATCTTAGCGGCACAGGTCTCTGCTTGGCGCACACAATTTAAACGAGACGGGATTACAGCTTTGAAGCCTCACCCGAAAGGTAGGCCGTCAAAAGTGAAACGTACTAAAAAACAAATCCGCCAGCTCGCCAATAAGAGTGAAGTGGAACAATTAAAGGAAGAATTAGCGAAGAAGAACCAAGAACTCTATAACACCAAGTTGGAGCGTGATCTCTTAAAAAAATCGCTGTCCCTGTTCGGACCCTCAAAGCCCGGAAGAAAACCCAAATAG
- a CDS encoding IS3 family transposase, translated as MDQIRDDQSSLPKKQRYKIGDLLKAIELPKATYHDERKRIANHHDKYTEVKQVILQIAQQFQIRGRWTAGYRRIQAALDKLNLHLSGDTIRKLMRELDVQVGLYNCHRNGKYSSYHGTVGKVSDNKLKQEFNEKQPYRVIHTDVTQVRLANHQWAYISVMIDEASQEILAFQISTSPNKDLIMRTIKELVNNLPDDAQPIIHSDQGWHYQLAYYTQKLADLQFIQSMSRKGNCLDNAPVESFFHLFKTELLAGFPPCKDIIELTKLSYDYVQYFNHVRTTLKTKGMTPIEYRNHALAA; from the coding sequence GTGGATCAGATCAGGGACGATCAATCATCACTACCCAAGAAGCAGCGTTATAAGATTGGTGACCTTCTTAAAGCCATTGAACTTCCCAAGGCTACTTATCACGATGAGCGGAAACGAATAGCTAACCACCATGATAAATATACTGAAGTTAAGCAAGTGATTCTTCAAATTGCTCAACAGTTTCAGATTCGTGGGCGTTGGACTGCGGGCTATCGCCGCATTCAAGCCGCTTTAGATAAACTTAACTTACACTTGTCGGGTGACACGATTCGGAAGTTAATGCGTGAATTGGACGTCCAGGTAGGCCTATATAACTGCCATCGGAATGGTAAATATTCATCTTATCATGGCACCGTTGGTAAGGTTTCAGATAATAAATTAAAGCAAGAATTCAATGAAAAACAACCTTATCGGGTTATTCATACTGACGTAACGCAGGTTCGCTTAGCTAACCATCAATGGGCTTACATCTCAGTGATGATTGACGAAGCGAGTCAAGAGATCCTGGCTTTCCAGATTAGTACTAGTCCCAATAAAGACTTAATTATGCGAACTATAAAAGAATTAGTTAACAATTTACCTGATGATGCGCAACCAATTATCCATTCAGATCAAGGTTGGCATTACCAGTTAGCTTACTATACCCAAAAACTAGCGGATCTTCAGTTTATTCAAAGCATGTCCCGCAAAGGGAATTGCTTAGATAACGCTCCCGTAGAAAGTTTCTTTCACTTATTTAAGACTGAATTACTAGCTGGCTTTCCACCATGCAAGGACATTATTGAGTTAACTAAACTTTCATACGATTATGTTCAATACTTTAATCATGTTAGGACAACCTTAAAAACGAAAGGCATGACCCCAATTGAATACCGAAATCATGCCTTAGCAGCTTAA
- a CDS encoding M13-type metalloendopeptidase, whose amino-acid sequence MAVNNELIKDDLYEAVNGEWLKTAKIPDDKPATGGFNDLVDEIDKQLMDDFDAYAAGKEKSGDSRFNEMIKLYRLAEKFDWRKKVGPQPLKRMLASVENLNSYEDYQSQWKNWILAGMPSPINFDIDADMKNATVYALFASSPSLILPDKSYYEAEKKAQHDQLLQLWSSMVKALMDKLGYSKEEAKKIIDDAIKFDALLAPNVKSAEEAADYSKMYNPQTVAELASATDQLDIAAIIKQLVGEEPAKVIVTEPDYFKALNKILQDNFELFKNWTLIRVIRENASYLDDEMREINGRYGRALSGSKKPVSQRKFAFYLARDMFSQVAGGYYGKKYFGPQAKADVHHMVEQMIKVYKGRLTNNQWLSKDTRDKAILKLDKLGIQVGYPDKIPALYDQFKVDEEESLIANLNQLTVTANKELFSRWNKPVDRMRWEMSAATVNAYYHPFKNIIVFPAAILQAPFYSLKQSSSQNYGGIGAVIAHEISHAFDNNGSLFDEFGNLNNWWTDEDSAHFKQLAQKMIDEFDGIPFAGQKVNGKLTVSENIADAGGLSCALEAAKTEADFNAQEFFINWATIWRMKATEQYMQLLLSIDVHAPQKLRANIQAENLDDFYTAFDIKPGDEMYQAPEDRVHIW is encoded by the coding sequence ATGGCAGTGAATAACGAACTAATTAAAGACGACTTATACGAAGCAGTAAACGGGGAATGGCTAAAGACGGCGAAGATTCCTGATGATAAACCAGCTACCGGGGGCTTCAATGACCTCGTTGATGAGATTGATAAGCAACTGATGGATGATTTTGATGCCTATGCAGCGGGCAAGGAAAAGTCTGGTGATTCGCGTTTTAACGAAATGATTAAGCTATATCGCCTTGCTGAAAAGTTTGATTGGCGTAAGAAAGTTGGCCCACAACCGCTTAAACGAATGTTGGCAAGTGTGGAGAATCTTAATTCGTATGAAGATTACCAATCTCAGTGGAAGAACTGGATTTTAGCGGGAATGCCTTCACCGATTAATTTTGATATTGATGCTGACATGAAGAATGCAACTGTTTATGCCTTATTTGCCTCATCTCCATCCCTTATTTTGCCTGATAAGAGCTACTATGAAGCTGAAAAGAAGGCACAGCACGATCAATTACTCCAACTATGGTCTTCAATGGTTAAAGCCTTGATGGATAAGTTGGGTTATAGCAAAGAAGAAGCAAAAAAGATTATTGATGATGCAATCAAATTCGATGCCCTTCTTGCGCCAAATGTAAAGAGTGCTGAAGAAGCAGCTGATTACAGTAAGATGTATAATCCACAAACGGTTGCCGAACTAGCTAGTGCAACTGACCAACTTGATATTGCAGCAATAATTAAGCAGTTAGTTGGGGAAGAACCGGCAAAAGTAATTGTGACAGAACCGGACTACTTTAAGGCCTTGAACAAGATCTTACAAGATAACTTTGAGCTCTTTAAAAACTGGACATTAATTCGTGTTATTCGCGAAAATGCTAGTTACCTTGATGATGAAATGCGTGAAATCAATGGACGTTATGGTCGAGCACTTTCTGGAAGCAAGAAACCAGTTAGCCAACGTAAATTTGCGTTCTATCTTGCACGTGACATGTTTAGCCAAGTAGCTGGGGGTTATTATGGAAAGAAGTATTTTGGCCCGCAAGCTAAGGCAGACGTTCACCATATGGTTGAGCAAATGATTAAAGTCTATAAGGGACGCTTGACCAATAATCAATGGCTTAGTAAGGATACCCGTGATAAGGCTATTCTCAAGCTTGATAAACTTGGTATCCAAGTCGGGTACCCGGACAAGATCCCTGCTCTCTATGATCAATTTAAGGTTGATGAAGAAGAATCATTGATTGCAAACTTGAATCAATTAACCGTGACAGCTAATAAAGAATTATTCAGTCGTTGGAATAAACCTGTTGATCGGATGCGGTGGGAAATGAGTGCGGCTACAGTTAATGCTTATTACCATCCATTTAAGAATATTATTGTATTTCCAGCTGCCATCCTACAAGCACCTTTCTACTCGTTGAAGCAAAGCAGCAGTCAAAATTATGGTGGAATTGGTGCAGTAATTGCCCATGAAATTTCCCATGCCTTTGACAACAACGGGTCATTATTTGATGAGTTTGGAAATCTTAATAATTGGTGGACAGATGAAGATTCTGCCCACTTTAAACAACTGGCCCAAAAGATGATTGATGAATTTGATGGGATTCCATTTGCTGGTCAAAAGGTAAATGGAAAGCTCACGGTTTCTGAAAATATTGCCGATGCAGGAGGCCTCAGTTGCGCACTTGAAGCAGCAAAAACTGAAGCTGACTTCAATGCCCAAGAATTCTTTATTAACTGGGCAACTATTTGGCGAATGAAGGCAACGGAACAGTACATGCAATTATTGCTTTCAATTGATGTTCATGCACCGCAAAAACTGCGTGCTAATATTCAAGCAGAAAATCTCGATGATTTCTATACGGCATTTGATATTAAGCCTGGGGATGAAATGTACCAGGCGCCAGAAGATCGGGTTCATATTTGGTAA
- a CDS encoding VWA-like domain-containing protein: MSLGDFLARLHQNDGSDNHVTSAQQIRKAIISILQKQRLFGEVLLQLPRENDLQLPAMMGLRWEDNRLVLVINPEKLAHVRNDELQSLLEHEALHLIWMHPLRYASYPHQDLVQIATDVAVNQYLTEPPQGTVTLSQLEKVLRQKLMPKLDSQDYLNILEHLPAEQQEKLHQPGLKLNGSKQKENATADEVKTADTHNGWQEPKTSQQVSNQVVRLANIKQILNRSWKQTPQRDRGLLPGNVKAQLQKAHQTKIVDWRQALRHQFGLIARGQVNSHARFNRRQPLRMDLPGKVTRLDPAVDIFVDNSGSVTDQEIVQTLTTLEKMLKKTKLTANVYSFDARVTAKQKLHDGKKLDFSRTGGGGTSFQCVFDYLHLHHLTKRNRMIIIITDGWGEERINNYHYQNVYWLMMTKANQLSVKEPPGRVLEMRG; the protein is encoded by the coding sequence ATGAGTTTAGGTGACTTCCTGGCACGGTTACATCAAAATGACGGAAGCGATAATCATGTAACGTCCGCACAACAGATTAGGAAGGCAATTATTAGCATTCTTCAAAAACAGCGCCTTTTCGGAGAAGTGTTATTACAACTTCCACGAGAGAATGATTTACAGTTACCCGCGATGATGGGATTGAGGTGGGAAGACAATCGCCTTGTACTGGTTATTAATCCGGAAAAGTTGGCGCACGTTCGTAATGATGAACTTCAAAGCTTATTAGAACATGAAGCCCTTCATCTTATCTGGATGCATCCATTACGTTATGCTTCTTATCCTCATCAAGATTTAGTCCAGATTGCAACCGATGTAGCGGTAAACCAGTATTTAACTGAGCCACCCCAGGGAACAGTAACCCTTAGCCAATTGGAAAAAGTTCTTCGTCAAAAGCTAATGCCAAAATTAGATTCGCAGGATTATCTCAACATATTAGAACATCTACCTGCTGAACAACAAGAAAAACTACATCAGCCAGGCCTTAAATTGAATGGCAGCAAACAAAAGGAAAATGCAACGGCAGATGAGGTAAAAACAGCCGATACTCATAACGGCTGGCAGGAACCTAAGACAAGTCAACAGGTCAGCAATCAGGTCGTGCGCTTAGCGAATATTAAGCAGATTTTGAATCGTTCCTGGAAGCAAACCCCGCAACGAGATCGCGGTTTATTACCAGGAAATGTAAAAGCACAGTTACAAAAAGCTCACCAAACCAAAATAGTTGATTGGCGGCAGGCTCTTAGGCATCAGTTTGGGTTGATTGCACGAGGACAAGTTAATTCGCATGCTCGCTTTAATCGCCGGCAACCATTGCGAATGGATTTGCCTGGCAAAGTTACGAGATTGGATCCGGCTGTTGACATTTTTGTTGATAATTCCGGATCAGTCACCGATCAAGAAATCGTTCAAACACTAACAACGCTTGAAAAGATGCTTAAGAAAACGAAACTGACAGCTAACGTTTACTCGTTTGATGCCCGGGTGACTGCCAAACAAAAACTCCATGATGGTAAAAAACTTGATTTTAGCCGAACTGGTGGCGGGGGTACAAGTTTTCAATGTGTTTTTGACTATCTCCATCTGCACCACCTAACTAAACGAAATCGCATGATTATCATTATTACTGATGGGTGGGGTGAGGAACGAATCAATAATTATCATTATCAAAATGTTTATTGGCTAATGATGACAAAGGCTAATCAATTATCAGTAAAAGAGCCACCGGGAAGAGTATTAGAAATGAGGGGATAA
- a CDS encoding AAA family ATPase: protein MALTYQQLLTAVPVVLDAGNVPNIVGDAGIGKSALVREIAANLNAALFTTVVSLSEKGDLAIPVPPLTSESFVETKNYGRLANVQFGYSETLVSIIKYAEAHPNQSIIWFLDEFNRGTQAVQSELMNLVLQRKINSLRLPSTAQIIIAENPDSTMTGFTDREYGVATGDAAIKDRTVRLVMTSSMAEWLKWAKTAGINDLVSAYLTQYPEQLLVIDPNNEDLAPTPRAWERVSRNLDQLQALDQKMQKELAADIFSGDLGDEVGVAFAQFVLAQGQELTVAILKDAKNGKEQFENADEATKIQVLRSWLSPKLASEEEAALFIKYLQLVSEDGQYAIVQTVGEDFIDLLQAMYEQAIKHPQGSVAQLYQYFAEVATRGDNR, encoded by the coding sequence ATGGCGCTAACTTATCAACAACTATTAACGGCAGTTCCTGTTGTTCTTGATGCGGGTAATGTTCCGAATATTGTCGGGGATGCGGGCATCGGTAAATCTGCTTTAGTTCGTGAAATTGCTGCTAATCTGAATGCGGCATTATTTACTACGGTTGTCAGCTTAAGTGAAAAAGGAGACCTTGCAATTCCGGTTCCCCCCTTGACCAGTGAATCCTTTGTTGAAACGAAAAATTACGGCCGCCTTGCAAATGTGCAATTTGGTTACTCTGAAACTTTGGTCAGCATTATTAAGTATGCTGAGGCCCATCCTAATCAATCAATTATTTGGTTTTTAGATGAATTTAATCGTGGAACGCAAGCTGTTCAAAGTGAATTAATGAACCTGGTCCTTCAACGAAAGATTAATTCTTTGCGGTTGCCTTCCACAGCGCAGATCATTATTGCGGAGAATCCCGATTCTACGATGACAGGTTTTACCGATCGTGAATATGGTGTTGCGACTGGGGATGCTGCAATTAAAGATCGGACAGTTCGTTTAGTAATGACGAGTTCGATGGCTGAATGGTTAAAATGGGCCAAGACCGCTGGAATTAATGACCTTGTTTCCGCCTATCTTACGCAATACCCTGAACAATTATTAGTTATTGATCCGAACAATGAAGATTTGGCTCCCACGCCACGTGCTTGGGAAAGAGTTTCCCGCAATCTTGATCAATTACAGGCGTTAGATCAGAAAATGCAAAAAGAACTTGCTGCAGATATATTTAGTGGTGACTTAGGTGACGAAGTAGGGGTGGCCTTTGCTCAGTTTGTCCTTGCGCAGGGTCAAGAGCTTACAGTAGCGATCTTGAAAGATGCTAAAAATGGCAAGGAGCAGTTTGAAAATGCTGATGAAGCAACCAAAATTCAAGTATTACGGTCATGGCTCAGTCCTAAGTTGGCATCCGAAGAAGAGGCAGCTCTATTTATTAAGTATCTTCAATTAGTTAGTGAGGATGGTCAGTATGCGATTGTTCAAACAGTTGGTGAAGATTTCATTGACCTCTTGCAAGCAATGTATGAACAAGCCATCAAACATCCCCAAGGCTCTGTAGCGCAACTTTATCAATATTTTGCGGAGGTTGCGACGCGTGGTGATAATCGATGA